One part of the Spiribacter salinus M19-40 genome encodes these proteins:
- the htpG gene encoding molecular chaperone HtpG produces the protein MSETKTPETFEFQAEVRQLLDLMIHSLYSNREIFLRELVSNAADAADRLRFEALQDAALFEDDPEPEVRIVVDESARTITISDNGIGMNRTDVIDNLGTIARSGTRRFLDALTGDQKQDSQLIGQFGVGFYSAFIVADSVTVHTRRAGESADAGVRWQSDGKGEFSLEASPRARRGTDVTVHLAEGQDEFLSRDRLRQVIRRYSDHIAIPIRLLDDQDEAETVNQASALWMRPKSELSDEDYQQFYQQLSFDTEPPLRWMHNKVEGDQSFTTLLFIPAQRPFDLFEPESGHGLRLYVRRVFIMEDREHRLLPRYLRFVRGVVDSDDLPLNVSRELLQHNRLIDRIRAASVKRVLDTLERLAKDDAAVYQRFWSAFGTVLKEGPIEDPGNAEKVAGLLRFHSTQDEEEQRVSLADYLERMKEGQKAIYYLTGESLAAVRNSPHLEVFRKRGVEVLLLAEPVDEWLVAHLSKYKDTPLRAVGKGELELDDLGEDTAEKPESVEPSASVKTLLERLQSELGEQVEDVRASSRLTDSPACIVVSEHDFGINMQRMLKAAGHELPAQKPVLEINPDHPIIQRLAADEQAPLNDWASLLYEQAVLMDGGRLDDPAGFVRRMNRLLD, from the coding sequence ATGAGCGAAACGAAAACCCCGGAGACATTCGAATTTCAGGCCGAGGTCCGGCAGTTGCTGGATCTCATGATCCACTCCCTCTACAGCAACCGCGAGATTTTCCTTCGCGAACTCGTCTCCAACGCAGCGGATGCCGCCGATCGTCTGCGCTTCGAGGCCCTGCAGGACGCTGCGCTGTTCGAGGACGATCCTGAGCCTGAGGTGCGGATCGTAGTCGATGAGTCCGCGCGCACCATTACCATTTCGGACAATGGCATCGGCATGAATCGCACGGATGTCATCGATAACCTCGGCACGATCGCGCGCTCGGGTACCCGGCGCTTTCTCGATGCGCTCACCGGGGATCAAAAGCAGGACTCGCAGTTGATTGGTCAGTTTGGTGTGGGCTTCTACTCGGCCTTCATCGTGGCGGACTCGGTGACGGTGCATACGCGCCGAGCCGGAGAGTCAGCCGATGCGGGCGTGCGCTGGCAGTCTGATGGCAAGGGCGAGTTTTCTCTGGAGGCGAGCCCTCGGGCGCGCCGCGGCACGGATGTAACCGTGCATCTTGCCGAGGGCCAGGACGAATTCTTGAGCCGCGACCGCCTGCGTCAGGTCATTCGCCGCTATTCCGATCACATTGCGATTCCGATCCGACTGCTGGATGACCAGGATGAGGCTGAAACCGTTAATCAGGCCTCGGCCCTTTGGATGCGTCCGAAAAGTGAGCTGTCAGACGAAGACTATCAGCAGTTCTATCAGCAGCTGAGCTTCGACACGGAACCCCCGCTGCGCTGGATGCACAACAAGGTGGAGGGTGATCAGTCCTTCACAACCCTGCTGTTCATTCCCGCTCAGCGTCCCTTCGACTTGTTCGAGCCGGAGTCGGGTCACGGGCTTCGGCTGTACGTTCGGCGTGTCTTCATCATGGAGGACCGCGAGCACCGGTTGTTGCCGCGCTATCTGCGCTTTGTGCGCGGGGTGGTCGACTCGGATGACCTGCCGCTTAACGTCTCTCGGGAGCTGCTTCAGCACAATCGGCTGATTGACCGGATTCGCGCGGCATCGGTCAAGCGGGTCCTGGACACACTGGAGCGTCTGGCCAAAGACGATGCGGCGGTCTACCAGCGGTTCTGGAGCGCCTTTGGCACCGTGCTCAAGGAAGGCCCGATTGAAGACCCCGGCAATGCAGAAAAGGTTGCCGGGCTTTTGCGGTTCCATTCGACCCAGGATGAAGAAGAGCAGCGCGTCTCGCTTGCCGATTACCTGGAGCGGATGAAAGAGGGGCAAAAGGCGATCTACTACCTGACCGGAGAGAGTCTGGCAGCGGTACGCAACAGCCCGCACCTGGAGGTTTTTCGCAAGCGTGGCGTGGAAGTGCTGCTGCTTGCAGAGCCCGTTGATGAATGGCTGGTGGCGCATTTGTCCAAATACAAGGACACACCGCTGCGGGCGGTCGGCAAGGGTGAGCTTGAGCTGGATGATCTGGGTGAAGACACGGCAGAAAAGCCCGAGTCGGTGGAACCCAGCGCGTCGGTCAAAACCCTGCTGGAGCGACTGCAGTCCGAGCTCGGCGAGCAGGTGGAGGATGTCCGCGCCAGCAGCCGACTGACGGACTCACCCGCATGCATTGTTGTCTCCGAGCACGATTTCGGCATCAATATGCAACGGATGCTGAAGGCAGCGGGGCATGAATTGCCTGCCCAGAAGCCGGTGCTCGAGATCAACCCGGACCATCCGATCATCCAGCGGCTGGCAGCGGATGAACAGGCGCCGCTGAATGACTGGGCGTCGTTGCTCTACGAACAGGCGGTGCTGATGGATGGCGGCCGTCTGGACGACCCCGCCGGCTTCGTGCGCCGCATGAACCGACTCCTCGACTGA
- the rimM gene encoding ribosome maturation factor RimM (Essential for efficient processing of 16S rRNA) has product MLGAVKVYSATRPRENIFDYPVWTLVLNGQSRDYAVLGSRQQGKGLIATLAGVSDRDSAMALRGHEIRVPRQQLPAAEPGEVYWADLQGLEVINVDGSRLGVVTGLMETGANDVLVVDGDRERLIPYVPDRHVLEVDLTAGQLRVDWDPEF; this is encoded by the coding sequence GTGCTCGGCGCCGTCAAAGTCTATTCAGCGACGCGGCCGCGCGAAAACATTTTTGACTATCCGGTCTGGACGCTCGTTTTGAACGGGCAAAGCCGGGACTACGCTGTCCTCGGATCGAGACAGCAGGGGAAAGGCCTGATCGCCACGCTGGCTGGCGTGTCCGACCGGGACAGTGCCATGGCGCTGCGAGGCCACGAGATCAGAGTGCCCCGGCAGCAGTTGCCCGCCGCCGAACCCGGCGAGGTGTACTGGGCCGATTTGCAGGGGCTTGAAGTCATTAACGTCGACGGATCGCGTCTGGGCGTGGTGACAGGATTAATGGAGACCGGCGCGAATGATGTGCTGGTGGTGGATGGAGACCGGGAGCGTCTCATTCCGTATGTGCCCGATCGGCACGTACTCGAAGTCGACCTGACAGCCGGGCAGCTTCGAGTGGATTGGGATCCCGAGTTTTGA
- the rplS gene encoding 50S ribosomal protein L19, which produces MSNIIEDLEREQVESTGRSLDGINPGDTVLVNVWVREGNRERTQPFEGVVIARRNRGLNSSFTLRKVSHGEGVERVFQLHSPLIESVQVKRRGDVRRAKLYFLRDRRGKAARIKEKVRAKGSAKA; this is translated from the coding sequence ATGAGCAACATCATCGAGGACCTGGAGCGTGAGCAGGTCGAGTCCACCGGGCGCTCGCTCGATGGGATCAACCCGGGCGATACCGTCTTGGTTAACGTCTGGGTGCGCGAGGGCAATCGCGAGCGGACGCAGCCATTCGAAGGCGTTGTTATTGCACGGCGTAATCGGGGGCTGAACTCCTCTTTTACACTCCGCAAGGTCTCACACGGCGAGGGTGTGGAGCGGGTCTTCCAGCTGCATAGCCCCCTGATTGAGAGCGTGCAGGTGAAACGCCGGGGTGACGTTCGTCGCGCGAAGCTCTACTTCCTGCGCGATCGCCGTGGTAAGGCAGCGCGCATTAAGGAAAAGGTTCGCGCCAAGGGCAGCGCCAAGGCCTGA
- the ffh gene encoding signal recognition particle protein, which translates to MFSNLSDRLEAIGKRIKGKGRLTEDNIQETLREVRMALLEADVALPVVKDFIAQVRERALGAEVMKSLTPGQAFVKIVHGELVQLMGEENDALDLSTRPPAVVMLAGLQGSGKTTSIAKLGRLLREREKKKVLAVSLDVYRPAAIDQLQRLADEVGMDFHPTDPEADPIKTAKAAKEAARKGYYDVLLVDTAGRLSVDEAMMSEASRVHAAVEPVETLFVVDSMTGQDAASTARAFDEALPLTGLVLTKTDGDARGGAALSIRQVTGKPIKFLGVGEKTDALEPFHPDRVASRILGMGDVLSFVENMERNVDQAQAERMAGKLKKGKGFDLEDMREQMQQITKMGGMDGLMDKLPGMGQMGSQVSQQMDDQQVRRQIAMINAMTPGERRKPEVINGSRKRRIAVGSGLQVQEVNRLLKQHKQMQKMMKQFRKGGMKKMMRQLGGGGGMPPGGMPPGGGLPPGLGGR; encoded by the coding sequence ATGTTCAGCAATCTCAGCGACCGGCTCGAGGCCATTGGCAAGCGAATCAAGGGCAAGGGCCGCCTGACCGAGGACAACATTCAGGAGACTTTGCGCGAGGTCCGCATGGCGCTGCTGGAGGCCGATGTCGCTCTCCCGGTGGTCAAGGACTTCATCGCGCAGGTGCGCGAGCGCGCGCTGGGCGCCGAGGTCATGAAGAGTCTCACACCCGGTCAGGCATTCGTGAAAATCGTCCACGGCGAGCTGGTGCAGCTCATGGGCGAGGAAAACGACGCACTCGATCTCAGTACCCGTCCGCCGGCCGTGGTCATGCTGGCGGGGCTGCAGGGCTCGGGTAAGACCACCAGTATTGCCAAACTTGGCCGCTTGCTCCGCGAGCGTGAGAAAAAGAAGGTGCTGGCGGTCTCGCTGGATGTCTATCGACCGGCGGCCATTGACCAGCTTCAGCGCCTGGCGGATGAGGTCGGGATGGATTTTCATCCGACCGACCCCGAAGCCGATCCGATCAAGACCGCGAAGGCGGCAAAAGAGGCCGCGCGAAAGGGTTATTACGACGTCCTGCTCGTGGATACCGCCGGGCGGCTGTCCGTTGACGAGGCGATGATGAGCGAGGCAAGCCGGGTCCACGCCGCAGTGGAACCCGTGGAGACCTTGTTCGTGGTCGACAGTATGACCGGTCAGGATGCGGCGAGCACGGCCCGCGCTTTCGATGAGGCGCTTCCGCTGACCGGCCTGGTATTGACCAAGACCGATGGCGATGCGCGCGGCGGCGCGGCGCTGTCCATTCGCCAGGTGACCGGCAAGCCCATCAAGTTTCTTGGTGTCGGTGAAAAAACCGATGCCTTGGAGCCGTTTCATCCCGATCGGGTCGCATCCCGGATTCTCGGCATGGGCGATGTGCTCAGTTTTGTCGAGAACATGGAGCGCAATGTTGATCAAGCGCAGGCCGAGCGAATGGCCGGCAAGCTCAAAAAGGGCAAGGGGTTTGACCTGGAAGACATGCGCGAGCAGATGCAGCAGATTACCAAGATGGGGGGTATGGACGGTCTGATGGACAAGCTGCCCGGTATGGGCCAGATGGGCAGTCAGGTCAGCCAGCAGATGGATGATCAGCAGGTCCGCCGGCAGATCGCCATGATCAACGCGATGACGCCGGGCGAGCGGCGCAAACCGGAGGTGATCAACGGATCGCGGAAGCGGCGTATTGCGGTGGGCAGTGGTCTGCAAGTCCAGGAAGTGAACCGGCTGCTGAAACAACACAAGCAAATGCAGAAAATGATGAAGCAATTCCGCAAGGGCGGTATGAAAAAGATGATGCGCCAGCTCGGTGGCGGTGGCGGAATGCCGCCGGGGGGCATGCCGCCCGGGGGTGGGTTACCACCGGGGCTTGGCGGGCGGTAG
- the serB gene encoding phosphoserine phosphatase SerB, which produces MAERDSEIILINISGSDRPGVTAALMGILSEYDVRVLDISQAMVHENLALGILVKFPALSASASVLKDLLFEAHQLDLRVRFQPVSRDEYQHWVVGEHQSRYVLTLLGRRVTAAQIARIAGVTTAHGLNIEDIGRLSARSALHDDDTETRACLELSLRGEPDDADAMKAAFLSISREMDIDISFQEDNFYRRNRRLVVFDMDSTLIREEVIDELALEAGAGDEVAAITEAAMRGDMDFRESLIKRVALLEGLDEAVLQRVADRLTLTEGAERLLKTLRLLGYRTAVISGGFDYFGHHLQSRLGLDTVHANQLEIESGRLTGKLVGDIIDGERKATLLQSLADELGIEQSQVIAVGDGANDLPMLRSAGLGIAFHAKPLVQRNARQAISTIGLDGVLYLMGMNDAESPH; this is translated from the coding sequence ATGGCCGAGCGTGACAGCGAGATTATTCTGATTAACATCTCTGGCAGTGACCGACCCGGGGTCACGGCGGCGCTAATGGGCATCCTTTCCGAGTATGACGTCCGCGTCCTCGATATCAGCCAGGCCATGGTCCATGAAAATCTCGCCCTCGGCATCCTGGTCAAGTTCCCCGCACTCAGCGCGTCAGCATCGGTGCTGAAAGACCTGCTATTCGAGGCGCATCAACTGGATCTGCGAGTCCGCTTCCAGCCAGTCAGCCGCGACGAATATCAGCACTGGGTCGTGGGTGAACACCAGTCCCGGTATGTCCTGACCCTGCTCGGCCGGCGAGTCACCGCCGCCCAAATTGCCCGCATCGCCGGCGTCACGACCGCCCACGGCCTCAACATCGAGGACATCGGCCGGCTGTCGGCTCGCAGCGCGCTGCATGATGACGATACCGAGACACGGGCCTGCCTCGAGCTCAGCCTGCGCGGCGAGCCCGATGACGCCGACGCCATGAAAGCGGCGTTTCTGTCCATCTCCCGGGAAATGGACATTGATATCTCTTTCCAGGAGGACAACTTCTATCGCCGTAACCGCCGCCTGGTGGTCTTTGACATGGACTCCACGCTGATCCGTGAAGAGGTTATCGACGAGCTGGCGCTGGAAGCAGGCGCCGGGGACGAGGTGGCGGCGATTACCGAGGCGGCAATGCGCGGCGACATGGATTTCCGCGAGAGTCTGATCAAGCGCGTCGCGCTGCTGGAGGGACTCGACGAGGCGGTACTGCAACGCGTGGCTGACCGCCTGACGCTCACCGAAGGTGCCGAGCGGCTGCTTAAAACGCTGCGCCTGCTTGGCTACCGCACAGCTGTCATCTCAGGCGGATTCGATTATTTCGGCCATCATCTCCAAAGCCGGCTTGGCCTGGATACCGTGCATGCCAATCAGCTTGAGATTGAGTCGGGCCGACTGACCGGCAAGCTGGTGGGTGACATCATTGATGGTGAGCGCAAAGCGACGCTGCTGCAGTCACTCGCTGATGAACTGGGCATCGAGCAGTCGCAGGTCATTGCAGTCGGGGATGGTGCTAACGATCTGCCGATGCTGCGCTCGGCTGGCTTGGGCATCGCGTTTCACGCCAAACCGCTCGTTCAGCGCAATGCCCGCCAGGCCATCTCAACCATCGGCCTGGACGGTGTGCTCTATCTCATGGGGATGAACGACGCAGAAAGCCCCCACTGA
- the rpsP gene encoding 30S ribosomal protein S16, with product MVTIRLARTGAKKRPFYHVVVTDRRNARDGRFIERLGFFNPVAAGQEVPLRLDLEGVDRWIAKGAQPSERVVQLIRQARRGAAAEAESA from the coding sequence ATGGTTACCATTCGACTGGCGCGCACAGGTGCCAAGAAACGGCCGTTCTACCACGTGGTGGTGACTGACCGCCGTAACGCTCGCGACGGGCGATTCATTGAGCGTCTGGGGTTCTTCAACCCGGTCGCGGCAGGGCAGGAAGTGCCGCTGCGGCTTGACCTTGAGGGTGTGGATCGCTGGATTGCCAAGGGGGCACAGCCCAGTGAGCGCGTGGTGCAGCTCATTCGTCAGGCACGGCGCGGTGCAGCCGCAGAGGCCGAAAGCGCCTGA
- the ilvB gene encoding biosynthetic-type acetolactate synthase large subunit: MDDAALPSKAETADAPAQTPATHPRAGEQLSGAEMVVEVLAQEGVDTVFGYSGGAILPTYDAVFRYNERERADADVDPMKLVVPANEQGAGFMAAGYARSSGKVGVFLVTSGPGATNTVTPIRDCMADSVPVVLITGQVARGAMGTDAFQEAPIVNIMGNCAKHVFLVTQPERLEETIRTAFEVARSGRPGPVVVDLPKDVQNWVGEFKGTGLLGIRGYRQRMEALRQTEVTEPKAEAFFEMLGSASRPLLYVGGGAIHGEGAEAVSAFAREYGIPSVSTVMGLGAVDTTDDLHLHMLGMHGTAYANYAVEDCDFIIAVGSRFDDRVAAKAELFAPLAEHIAHIDIDAAEIGKVKGVDWSHVGEAGHAMHSLLAHGRRVGFQRDFSRWGQHCTTLREKHPMGFKEDGDWIQPQGVMRALNDITGGEAIVSTGVGQHQMWAAQYLDFRLPRLWMTSGSMGTMGFGLPAAIGAQFANPEALVIDVDGDGSLRMNLGEMETVTTYGLPIKILLLNNNGDGMVRQWQKLYFDDRFSGSDKSLHRKDFIKAAEADGFEFARRCSDREALPEVIRAFVEYPGPAFLEVMIDPDAGVYPMVGPGMGYKQMVTGEHIPSREIPEIGRGGRVDPSEAF; this comes from the coding sequence ATGGACGACGCCGCCCTCCCGAGCAAAGCCGAAACGGCTGACGCACCGGCCCAGACACCGGCAACCCATCCCCGCGCTGGCGAGCAGCTGAGTGGCGCGGAAATGGTCGTCGAGGTGCTGGCGCAGGAGGGTGTCGACACGGTGTTCGGTTATAGCGGGGGCGCCATCCTGCCAACCTATGACGCCGTGTTCCGCTACAACGAGCGCGAGCGGGCGGACGCCGACGTCGACCCGATGAAGCTCGTTGTGCCGGCGAACGAGCAGGGCGCGGGTTTCATGGCGGCGGGATACGCCCGCAGCAGCGGTAAGGTGGGCGTGTTTCTGGTGACCTCCGGGCCCGGGGCCACGAACACGGTGACGCCGATTCGTGACTGCATGGCCGACTCTGTGCCGGTGGTGCTGATTACCGGCCAGGTGGCACGGGGCGCGATGGGCACGGATGCGTTTCAGGAAGCGCCCATCGTTAACATCATGGGGAACTGTGCAAAGCACGTGTTCCTGGTGACCCAGCCTGAGCGACTTGAGGAGACCATTCGCACGGCGTTCGAGGTCGCCCGATCCGGTCGCCCTGGCCCGGTGGTGGTGGATTTGCCGAAAGATGTCCAGAACTGGGTCGGCGAGTTCAAGGGCACGGGCCTACTCGGAATTCGGGGCTATCGCCAGCGCATGGAGGCGCTTCGTCAAACCGAGGTCACCGAACCGAAGGCCGAGGCATTTTTCGAGATGCTGGGTAGCGCAAGCCGCCCGTTGCTCTATGTCGGCGGCGGTGCCATCCATGGGGAGGGCGCCGAAGCCGTTTCGGCGTTTGCCCGTGAATACGGGATTCCGAGCGTCAGCACGGTCATGGGCCTGGGTGCAGTGGACACCACGGATGACCTGCACCTGCATATGCTCGGTATGCACGGCACCGCTTATGCGAACTATGCAGTGGAAGACTGTGATTTCATCATTGCGGTCGGCTCGCGATTTGATGACCGCGTGGCCGCCAAGGCCGAGCTCTTTGCCCCATTGGCCGAACATATCGCTCATATCGATATCGACGCAGCAGAAATCGGCAAGGTCAAAGGCGTGGACTGGTCGCACGTGGGTGAAGCGGGCCATGCCATGCACTCGCTGCTGGCGCATGGGCGCCGAGTCGGCTTCCAGCGCGACTTCTCGCGCTGGGGGCAACACTGTACGACCCTGCGGGAAAAGCACCCCATGGGGTTCAAGGAAGACGGTGACTGGATTCAGCCCCAGGGGGTCATGCGCGCACTCAACGACATCACTGGCGGCGAGGCGATCGTGAGCACCGGAGTCGGGCAGCATCAGATGTGGGCCGCGCAATACCTTGATTTTCGTCTGCCCCGGCTCTGGATGACGTCAGGCTCGATGGGCACCATGGGATTCGGGCTGCCGGCGGCGATTGGTGCTCAGTTCGCCAATCCCGAAGCACTGGTCATTGACGTTGATGGTGACGGCAGCCTGCGCATGAATCTTGGCGAAATGGAGACCGTGACCACCTACGGTTTGCCTATCAAGATCCTGCTGCTGAACAACAACGGCGATGGCATGGTGCGCCAGTGGCAGAAGCTTTATTTTGACGACCGCTTCTCGGGCAGCGATAAATCGCTGCACCGGAAAGACTTTATCAAGGCGGCGGAAGCGGATGGTTTCGAGTTTGCCCGTCGCTGCAGTGACCGTGAAGCGCTGCCCGAGGTGATTCGCGCCTTTGTGGAGTACCCCGGGCCGGCCTTCCTGGAAGTGATGATTGATCCTGATGCCGGTGTCTATCCCATGGTGGGGCCGGGCATGGGCTACAAACAGATGGTGACCGGGGAGCATATCCCGAGTCGCGAAATTCCTGAAATTGGCCGTGGGGGTCGTGTGGACCCCTCGGAGGCGTTCTGA
- the msrB gene encoding peptide-methionine (R)-S-oxide reductase MsrB, with product MTTEQSLSDIDWRSRLTPEQYRVAREKGTEPPFSGEYNALKADGVFHCICCDAPLFDSEQKYDSGTGWPSFWAPLDDQAVATESDNTLGMRRTEALCRACDAHLGHVFPDGPAPTGLRYCINSVSLQFRPRQAAG from the coding sequence ATGACGACAGAGCAATCCCTATCAGACATTGACTGGCGCTCCCGCCTGACCCCTGAGCAATATCGCGTGGCGCGCGAAAAGGGTACGGAGCCCCCGTTTTCTGGCGAGTACAATGCGTTGAAGGCCGATGGGGTCTTTCATTGCATCTGCTGTGATGCGCCGCTGTTTGACAGCGAGCAGAAGTACGATTCGGGCACTGGCTGGCCCAGCTTCTGGGCGCCGCTGGACGACCAGGCGGTTGCCACGGAATCAGACAACACGCTGGGCATGCGCCGCACGGAGGCGCTATGCCGGGCCTGTGATGCCCACCTCGGGCATGTCTTCCCGGATGGGCCAGCGCCAACCGGATTGCGCTACTGCATCAATTCCGTATCGCTGCAGTTCCGGCCCCGTCAGGCCGCGGGTTGA
- a CDS encoding cytochrome C assembly family protein, translating to MTLAVALYAAALIALLAGLRDRVLIARSERFGMRLAIPAVVVHAILLWQSSYTAAGLNLSVLNAASLLGWLMAVMLLLAAPRQPIQSLGLVIFPFAALTLLAAGLFGVPARTLVPLGAPVEIHVISSVIAYAVLGLATAQALLLAWQEHTLRHRRPGAVIGILPPLRSMEALLFQLLASGFVLLSIALLTGWLFVENLLAQDLVHKTVLSGVAWFVFAALLIGRYRAGWRGRTAIRWTLTGFVLLALAYFGSKVVLEVILGR from the coding sequence ATGACCCTGGCGGTTGCACTGTATGCCGCCGCTCTGATTGCTCTGCTCGCCGGGCTACGCGACCGTGTGCTGATCGCCCGAAGCGAGCGCTTTGGCATGCGTCTGGCGATCCCAGCCGTCGTGGTCCACGCCATCCTGCTCTGGCAGAGCAGTTATACTGCTGCGGGACTCAACCTGTCCGTGCTTAACGCGGCCTCGCTGCTGGGCTGGCTCATGGCCGTCATGCTGCTGCTCGCTGCCCCTCGTCAGCCTATTCAAAGCCTGGGTCTGGTCATCTTCCCGTTTGCCGCACTGACCCTACTGGCAGCGGGTCTGTTTGGCGTGCCCGCGCGGACATTGGTCCCACTCGGCGCCCCGGTCGAAATCCACGTGATCTCCTCGGTCATCGCTTACGCTGTGCTCGGGCTTGCGACCGCGCAAGCCCTGTTGCTGGCCTGGCAGGAACACACGCTGCGCCACCGCCGACCTGGTGCGGTGATCGGCATCCTGCCGCCGTTACGCAGCATGGAGGCCTTGCTCTTTCAGCTGCTCGCCAGCGGTTTTGTCCTGCTATCCATTGCCTTGCTGACCGGATGGCTCTTTGTCGAGAACCTGCTTGCCCAGGATCTCGTCCATAAAACCGTCCTCTCCGGCGTGGCCTGGTTTGTCTTTGCGGCGCTTTTGATCGGGCGCTACCGCGCAGGCTGGCGCGGGCGGACGGCCATTCGCTGGACGCTGACCGGCTTTGTGCTGCTTGCGCTTGCGTATTTCGGCAGCAAAGTCGTGCTTGAAGTCATTCTGGGCCGCTAA
- the trmD gene encoding tRNA (guanosine(37)-N1)-methyltransferase TrmD — translation MRFDVITLFPDMVDAVMGHGVLGRAAEQGLVELVTWNPRDYATDRHRTVDDRPYGGGPGMVMKVEPVRAAIQAARAAGEPASVVYLTPEGQKLDGAGVAALADCGRIILLCGRYEGIDERLIELEVDQEISIGDYVVSGGELPAMVMMDAVARLLPGVLGHADSAAQDAFAEGLLDCPHYTRPEVVAGQGVPDVLLSGDHQAVARWRHREALGRTWRKRPDLLEQRGLSHEEQTLLEDYRREQDY, via the coding sequence ATGCGTTTTGACGTCATCACGCTCTTTCCGGACATGGTGGATGCCGTGATGGGTCATGGCGTCCTCGGCCGCGCGGCGGAGCAGGGGCTGGTTGAACTGGTGACCTGGAATCCGCGGGATTACGCCACGGACCGGCATCGGACGGTGGATGATCGGCCGTACGGTGGCGGTCCCGGCATGGTGATGAAGGTCGAGCCCGTGAGGGCGGCTATTCAGGCAGCCCGGGCCGCAGGTGAGCCTGCTTCGGTGGTGTATCTCACACCCGAGGGCCAAAAGCTGGATGGTGCCGGGGTGGCGGCCCTGGCAGACTGCGGGCGGATTATTCTGTTATGCGGTCGCTACGAAGGGATCGACGAGCGGCTGATTGAGCTTGAGGTCGATCAGGAAATCTCCATTGGCGATTATGTCGTCAGTGGTGGGGAGTTGCCGGCCATGGTCATGATGGATGCCGTGGCCCGCCTGCTGCCTGGCGTGCTGGGTCATGCAGATTCGGCGGCACAGGACGCGTTCGCCGAGGGGCTGCTAGACTGCCCGCATTACACCCGCCCCGAGGTGGTGGCGGGCCAGGGCGTGCCGGATGTGCTGCTTAGCGGCGACCATCAGGCGGTTGCCCGCTGGCGTCATCGAGAGGCGCTTGGAAGAACCTGGCGAAAACGCCCTGATCTGCTTGAGCAGCGCGGGCTAAGCCACGAAGAACAGACACTGCTCGAAGACTATCGTCGCGAGCAGGATTATTGA